Proteins encoded together in one Penicillium digitatum chromosome 1, complete sequence window:
- a CDS encoding Zinc finger, C2H2-type: MASFKELPMSRPLPNPSQRHHTHSTSLGALNPNHRVTRRKSITAAAANAAAAVVASMEGGEATSLPMGAHRRSLAGRKGLETGSIGNVSGFSSYLSRRINSPSQEPPVARKSSPGSDHSDGKPKNRNRGASEGAQLKTEGKRASTAIRCDRCGKGYKHGSCLSKHMWEHDPAWSVTSKLLISKHQQVQLLEAASVLVTMNHDDPPDESAELESELSSGSPDALSEMRDGISSVETTPPPMDSEEDDDFEMSGVPAQWTKRPSVSNASGFSRSYQSIPSSSYNDSAPLHSPSFSHFRQSSIDTRPSTADARLHEDDEADLAAAIGLCNFGTPRTGPVSMTPDVPPVPPLPARYLDSSSHPSTQGLHSPYSRPTEEAACQDSYASIFLSRSLNPSLSYKVSDEREVRTGGDEAQKSRQRRNADVDFGNRSAPADDDDGGVFGHMEE, translated from the exons ATGGCCTCATTCAAG GAATTACCCATGTCGCGTCCTCTCCCCAATCCTAGCCAGCGTCATCACACGCATTCGACCTCGCTAGGTGCCCTCAATCCAAACCACCGTGTAACTCGCCGAAAAAGTATCACCGCCGCCGCTGCCAATGCTGCCGCCGCAGTCGTCGCCTCCATGGAGGGTGGGGAGGCTACCTCGCTCCCCATGGGTGCACACCGCCGCAGCCTAGCAGGCCGCAAAGGACTGGAAACTGGCTCTATCGGAAATGTATCTGGCTTCAGCTCCTACCTCTCCCGCAGAATCAACAGTCCTAGCCAGGAACCACCGGTCGCCCGCAAAAGTTCTCCGGGATCGGACCACTCCGATGGCAAGCCCAAGAACCGGAACCGCGGAGCCAGCGAGGGTGCCCAGCTCAAGACCGAAGGGAAGCGTGCTTCGACGGCCATACGTTGCGATCGCTGCGGGAAAGGGTATAAGCATGGCAGCTGCTTGTCTAAGCATAT GTGGGAACACGACCCAGCATGGTCCGTTACTTCGAAGCTTCTCATCTCCAAGCATCAGCAGGTTCAACTGCTGGAAGCCGCCTCCGTTTTGGTTACCATGAATCACGATGATCCGCCCGATGAGTCCGCCGAGTTGGAGTCGGAATTGTCGTCTGGGTCGCCGGACGCCCTGTCAGAAATGAGGGATGGCATCAGCTCCGTGGAGACCACGCCACCCCCAATGGACTCGGAGGAGGACGACGATTTCGAGATGTCGGGTGTACCGGCCCAGTGGACCAAACGCCCCAGCGTCAGCAACGCCTCCGGTTTCTCTCGTTCCTACCAGTCCATTCCCTCCAGCTCGTACAATGATAGTGCTCCGCTGCACTCCCCGAGCTTCTCTCACTTCCGTCAATCGAGTATCGACACCCGTCCTTCGACTGCGGACGCACGATTAcacgaggatgatgaggcgGATCTTGCCGCGGCCATCGGCCTGTGCAATTTCGGGACTCCTCGCACAGGGCCTGTTTCCATGACCCCGGATGTCCCACCAGTGCCTCCACTGCCGGCGCGCTACTTGGACTCAAGCAGCCACCCGAGCACCCAGGGTCTCCATTCCCCTTACTCGCGCCCCACAGAGGAGGCCGCTTGTCAAGACTCCTACGCAAGCATCTTCTTGTCCCGGTCGCTCAACCCGTCGCTGTCGTACAAGGTGTCGGATGAGCGTGAAGTCCGGACAGGTGGTGACGAGGCGCAGAAATCCCGGCAACGTCGTAACGCCGATGTGGACTTTGGTAACCGCTCTGCGCCAGCCGATGACGACGATGGTGGTGTCTTTGGCCACATGGAAGAGTAA
- a CDS encoding Methyltransferase-16, putative, with translation MLHSRLRPLPRRHHPTNTPSAPAPEFQNEDVDSEIEESPEDLFGAFLPHLFPDDAPSFHGDPGQHLLYSSPRYGDLNIMVPSYPASSSKRSEEIAAGQPKADKSVNEVDEGRKLFAHFLWSAAMVVAEGVEQADTPTAPGETETEAQRETREMWGIKGERVLELGAGAALPSVICALADASKVVATDHPSSPAFSGAIAFNIEHNLSRRTPEIVGEVSMHPHEWGVLNDSFSMANKGVFTRIVAADCYWMRSQHENLARTMQWFLAPGGKVWVVAGFHTGRAIVAGFFETVLENGFVIESIYERDLVARLEDGGEIRREWTPVREGEGTENQKRWCVIAVLKRRGE, from the exons ATGCTCCATTCCCGTCTACGGCCTCTCCCCCGCCGTCACCACCCCACCAACACACCAAGCGCCCCAGCGCCAGAATTCCAAAACGAAGATGTCGATAGTGAAATCGAAGAATCACCCGAAGACCTCTTCGGTGCATTCCTCCCCCATCTCTTCCCAGACGATGCGCCTTCCTTCCACGGTGACCCAGGCCAACACCTCCTCTACAGCTCCCCGCGCTATGGCGATCTCAACATCATGGTCCCCAGTTACCCGGCCTCAAGCAGTAAGCGCTCCGAGGAAATCGCCGCAGGCCAACCCAAGGCCGATAAGTCCGTGAACGAGGTCGACGAGGGGCGCAAGCTCTTCGCGCATTTCCTCTGGAGCGCGGCGATGGTTGTTGCAGAAGGTGTCGAGCAAGCGGACACACCCACCGCACCAGGTGAAACAGAGACAGAAGCCCAGAGAGAAACCCGCGAGATGTGGGGTATCAAGGGCGAGAGAGTGCTCGAGTTGGGCGCTG GTGCCGCTCTCCCCTCTGTAATTTGTGCCCTAGCAGATGCCTCGAAGGTCGTGGCAACCGACCACCCCTCCTCGCCTGCATTCAGCGGGGCAATCGCTTTCAATATAGAGCACAACCTATCCAGGCGCACGCCTGAAATTGTGGGAGAAGTTTCAATGCACCCGCACGAATGGGGAGTGTTAAATGACTCCTTCTCGATGGCGAATAAGGGTGTCTTCACGCGCATCGTCGCGGCAGATTGTTACTGGATGCGCTCGCAGCATGAGAACCTTGCCCGCACGATGCAGTGGTTCCTTGCGCCGGGCGGAAAGGTGTGGGTCGTTGCTGGGTTCCACACGGGACGGGCGATTGTTGCCGGGTTCTTTGAGACGGTTCTTGAGAATGGGTTTGTGATCGAGAGCATCTATGAGAGGGATTTGGTAGCGCGGTTGGAGGATGGGGGTGAGATTCGCAGAGAGTGGACTCCGGTTAGGGAAGGGGAGGGTACGGAGAACCAGAAGAGGTGGTGTGTTATTGCTGTTTTGAAGAGGAGGGGGGAGTAG
- a CDS encoding S-adenosylmethionine-dependent methyltransferase, putative, with translation MAEESHPAYLSPSELGTKDYWENYYARTLAHISHEAPKNGTNALDKQNDDDAASTTSDLNEEDDPGTSWFSEHNAPQKVLHFLTRKSFPLSPRNTVHKKGSHQPSVLDLGTGNGSMLALLRKRGGYKGRLVGVDYSRQSVELARELQRVRGHSAYRSDSENEEESDDEEEAEDAVEIETETGSNDLPEQETSIQFEEWDILGSKALLSETGLAASPSSPSETLPWFPYQEGGFDIVLDKGTFDAVSLADDAKTTRVCERYPDIARRLVRRGGFLIVTTCNWTEEELVQWFTGARTRGDRLAVWGRVEYPRFRFGGHEGQGVCTVCFQRLVNA, from the exons ATGGCCGAAGAATCTCACCCGGCATACCTCTCGCCCAGCGAGCTGGGCACAAAAGACTA CTGGGAAAACTACTACGCCCGCACACTAGCCCACATCTCCCACGAAGCTCCCAAGAATGGCACCAATGCCCTTGATAAGCAAAATGACGATGATGCCGCATCCACAACTTCCGACCtaaatgaagaagatgacccGGGCACATCCTGGTTCTCCGAACACAACGCCCCGCAAAAAGTCCTCCACTTCCTCACACGCAAGTCCTTCCCCTTGTCGCCGCGCAACACAGTGCACAAGAAAGGCTCCCACCAGCCAAGTGTTCTAGATCTTGGTACTGGAAATGGGAGTATGCTTGCGCTGCTTAGGAAGAGAGGCGGCTATAAGGGACGTCTTGTTGGCGTTGATTACTCGCGCCAGAGTGTTGAGCTTGCTAGGGAGTTACAGCGGGTGAGAGGACATTCGGCTTATCGGAGTGACTCTGAAAATGAGGAGGAATCcgatgatgaagaggaagCAGAGGATGCGGTTGAAATCGAGACAGAGACTGGTTCCAATGACTTGCCGGAACAAGAAACATCCATCCAGTTCGAGGAATGGGACATCCTCGGCTCGAAGGCTCTTCTTTCTGAGACGGGTCTCGCGGCATCACCCTCCTCTCCCTCGGAAACCCTCCCCTGGTTCCCCTACCAGGAAGGCGGGTTCGATATCGTGCTTGACAAGGGGACGTTCGATGCTGTCTCGCTGGCCGATGATGCGAAGACCACCCGTGTCTGTGAGAGGTACCCTGATATTGCGCGACGCTTAGTGCGGCGTGGCGGGTTCCTGATTGTTACTACCTGTAACTGGACTGAGGAGGAACTGGTGCAATGGTTTACTGGTGCTCGGACGAGGGGAGATCGGCTGGCGGTTTGGGGCCGTGTTGAGTATCCTCGGTTCCGGTTTGGAGGGCATGAGGGGCAGGGTGTTTGTACAGTGTGTTTCCAGAGGCTTGTGAATGCTTGA
- a CDS encoding Protein-tyrosine phosphatase, putative yields the protein MPVQTSQASFPDSFPSFMSVFGGPLPRYKEDANTIHPLQYPTHVPVNTRLLPSPHRESVSSMTSVSTESSPTTTISHFDSPGGGDISPSSSPESPSAMSVSYPKCMPSTRPAELPPRLAPVGEPRLSQPAPHHTRSDSPNRRARNLKNLSLRMPSPSQSCPPLASASALETTSKHHLDALPSPVPILSQSRSTRRRAANLTIQTPTFVKPLSGIALDVVPPTPSLRHAESSPSLASMTSPSLASRSGMQLPRLMSQGTRRFSSASAEDAASPVILKPVDGSGFSRRVLDGLEEEDDHLDSRESTRKKDRGYPDGPIRIHDSGVYLYLEPTAEEASKFDVVINVAKEVVNPFSASKDERNDTVMSTWRNTSMVSHRFSRGEPQTAISEISFKSAWEYQPSDSESPSPTAESPSTPAPEYLHVSWDHNSEILEDLLPLCELIDDRIAEGKKVLVHCQLGASRSASLVIAYGLYKNRHLDFNSMYEAVKGRSQWVGPNMSLIYQLTDFRSKLLRGSTSKPPPQEWFVQTGRRSSEPQVAQAERAVSNESSRPSFRGMSQASSICCLSIPETSSTRPTTSDDGSYTKFKSYSPKRSLSPRPLPFRQKFQSVGPAAGRLRGLPRSVTICDPLGQTRFVARDTPECGDDMFSPRTNEFFSPAPVAPRSFHRIDRSAALFSPPTPHAIGFAAEPADPRSPPSGGEPLIMRSIDEFL from the coding sequence ATGCCAGTGCAAACGAGCCAGGCGTCCTTTCCGGACTCATTTCCGTCTTTCATGTCGGTGTTTGGTGGTCCTCTTCCACGATACAAAGAAGACGCAAACACTATTCATCCACTTCAATACCCAACCCATGTCCCGGTCAATACACGCCTGCTTCCTTCCCCCCACCGCGAAAGTGTTTCATCCATGACCTCGGTATCAACCGAGTCCTCTCCGACCACCACCATCTCGCACTTTGATTCGCCCGGCGGGGGTGACATCTCTCCGAGCTCATCCCCAGAATCTCCCTCTGCAATGTCCGTCTCATACCCAAAATGCATGCCTTCAACAAGGCCCGCGGAGCTTCCTCCGCGCCTTGCGCCGGTCGGTGAACCGCGTCTGTCGCAGCCGGCCCCTCATCACACGCGCTCAGACTCCCCAAATCGGCGGGCGCGTAATCTCAAGAACTTGTCATTGCGAATGCCGTCCCCATCGCAGTCCTGCCCACCTCTCGCTAGTGCATCGGCATTAGAGACAACATCAAAACACCACTTGGATGCCCTGCCATCTCCCGTCCCGATCCTTTCCCAGAGCAGGAGTACGAGGCGGCGCGCCGCCAATCTTACCATCCAAACTCCCACATTCGTCAAACCGTTATCCGGTATCGCCCTTGATGTCGTGCCTCCAACTCCATCCCTGCGCCACGCAGAATCTTCACCTTCGCTTGCATCGATGACATCGCCCTCGCTCGCCTCGCGGTCAGGTATGCAGCTTCCCCGGCTAATGTCACAGGGTACGCGCCGCTTCTCTAGCGCGTCTGCCGAGGATGCTGCATCCCCTGTCATCTTGAAGCCGGTTGATGGTTCTGGCTTCTCTCGCCGTGTTCTCGATGGCctagaagaggaggatgatcatCTTGACTCGCGCGAGTCGACCCGCAAGAAGGATCGTGGGTACCCCGATGGGCCCATCCGGATCCATGACTCCGGTGTCTACCTGTATCTAGAACCAACAGCGGAAGAAGCGTCCAAATTCGACGTGGTGATCAACGTCGCCAAGGAAGTGGTGAACCCGTTCAGTGCGAGCAAGGACGAGCGGAATGATACCGTGATGAGCACTTGGCGGAACACCTCTATGGTCTCGCACCGATTCTCCCGCGGTGAGCCCCAGACAGCGATTTCAGAAATCTCCTTCAAGTCTGCGTGGGAATATCAGCCTTCGGACTCTGAGTCGCCAAGTCCTACTGCCGAAAGTccttcaacaccagcacccgAGTATCTCCATGTCAGTTGGGACCATAACTCGGAAATTCTCGAAGACCTGCTCCCGCTTTGTGAGCTGATTGATGATCGGATCGCGGAGGGAAAGAAAGTCCTAGTGCATTGTCAACTCGGCGCTAGCCGCTCAGCATCGCTAGTGATTGCCTACGGATTGTACAAAAACCGGCACCTGGATTTCAACTCGATGTACGAAGCAGTCAAGGGACGCAGCCAGTGGGTTGGCCCGAACATGAGTCTCATCTACCAGCTCACAGACTTCCGCTCTAAATTGTTGCGAGGGTCTACCTCGAAGCCCCCGCCTCAGGAGTGGTTTGTACAAACCGGCCGACGAAGTTCAGAGCCTCAGGTTGCACAGGCTGAGCGGGCTGTGTCCAACGAATCAAGCCGACCGTCCTTCCGCGGAATGTCACAGGCATCTTCAATTTGCTGTCTCTCAATCCCCGAAACCAGCTCGACGCGTCCCACTACGAGCGACGACGGTAGCTACACAAAATTCAAGTCCTACTCGCCCAAGCGGAGTCTGTCCCCCCGACCCCTCCCATTCCGACAGAAGTTCCAGTCCGTGGGACCTGCCGCGGGTCGACTACGAGGGTTGCCGCGTAGCGTCACCATCTGTGACCCGCTCGGTCAAACCCGTTTCGTTGCACGTGATACGCCAGAATGCGGTGATGATATGTTTTCACCGAGAACAAACGAATTCTTCTCGCCAGCTCCGGTGGCACCACGATCATTCCACCGGATTGATCGCTCCGCAGCCCTATTTTCACCCCCGACTCCTCACGCCATTGGGTTTGCCGCCGAACCGGCAGACCCTCGCTCGCCTCCATCCGGCGGCGAGCCTCTGATCATGAGATCTATTGATGAATTCTTGTGA
- a CDS encoding putative LPXTG-motif cell wall anchor domain protein, with protein sequence MAAGPRDHLHQVDQRDYDHDQHFQQSRHFPHSRSSSLHTRFDGPTDETLNLTTKRSLLHRARRSVLSFSSPSPRASESPYAPKRPRQDESHQDRPDVKRTMPSSLADSGATRTLNDNPRFLNGPLNGTHRGIEDKSSMDEGRPKNEDVFLNIARTDSARRDSIGRSDFRRSRLGYSSQSLRSPTTEPTPSPDQRYSHLDNPLHFQSDSPATPYSSLHTPASSTHPLDDPSRFRYSSLGSGARSVVGVPRSRFSRTSPESSPRTPSAAEEKERRSSLNDPRNNRLSGLSTIRTSRQPSASEVTGRPRADTDRSRADGTESTLSTTAPSTVWDELDDLKDRIKKLEMTGKLPPSSSAAMYTPTNERPRTANTATTTLSSPPKQRRKVSDSTAETEHSPVHPILQSALAKAKVVLSGDVYTSLEATITDALNLSTALGVNTAPSGTASVVNGYTSPERHARRKADSVCRSLTELCLALTDEQLKNTRLLSSRETGVQPQLSNGTGVARLSIPLYQRNASLEPEGVERRHSTTRISSRLDARRVSMANSSPGNTTDVKQSPTQSPGMSMPASRLNRMPSSLRSRRLTIGEENGGTESPPSPSVSRANTEVGISLPTQAIPSPRQRFSQGHTLSRSISGMQQDQSGFGYPPRSPQYQPSQVPQPQVQFAQPRTPTLSSSLSFRRSYLNPATYPPATSRSNIQAGSRRYGLTPSFSSNNLHGSPVEEGLRSSQLEPSQTRISTPSSKMATSYTPIQPPRLRTNSLGARRFGLRNRAPATPNNPSISCPATSPSTSSRSDPASDPVSFGHPLRYRRSRSIFRKNFACYSSTQHYSMHPNESPLCI encoded by the exons ATGGCTGCAGGTCCCCGTGACCATTTGCACCAGGTCGATCAGCGTGACTATGACCACGACCAGCATTTCCAACAATCCCGACATTTTCCTCACTCGCGTTCTTCGTCATTGCACACTCGCTTCGATGGCCCCACAGATGAAACACTCAATCTAACCACCAAACGCTCCTTATTGCACCGCGCCCGGCGCTCCGTCCTAAGCTTCAGCTCACCCAGCCCCCGAGCTTCTGAATCCCCTTATGCCCCGAAGAGGCCCAGACAAGACGAATCACATCAAGATCGCCCTGATGTGAAGAGAACCATGCCATCAAGTCTGGCTGATTCTGGAGCGACCAGAACCCTAAATGACAATCCTCGCTTTCTAAACGGCCCGCTAAATGGTACACATCGGGGGATCGAGGACAAGTCCTCGATGGACGAGGGCCGCCCAAAGAACGAGGATGTGTTCCTAAATATTGCGAGAACCGATTCTGCCCGTCGCGACTCGATAGGTCGCTCGGATTTTAGACGG TCACGGCTTGGTTATTCTAGCCAAAGCTTACGGTCGCCAACGACTGAACCAACTCCCTCACCCGATCAGCGATATAGCCATCTCGACAACCCCTTGCATTTCCAATCCGATTCCCCCGCTACTCCCTACAGCTCCCTCCACACTCCGGCGTCATCCACCCATCCTCTGGACGACCCAAGTCGCTTCCGCTACAGCAGCTTGGGATCTGGTGCGCGATCCGTTGTCGGCGTTCCACGAAGCCGCTTCAGCCGCACAAGCCCAGAATCTTCACCGCGCACACCTTCTGCTGCTGAGGAGAAAGAGCGCCGCTCCTCTCTAAACGATCCGCGCAACAATCGCCTTTCGGGACTGTCTACAATCAGAACCAGTCGGCAACCGTCTGCCTCGGAGGTGACTGGGCGACCGCGCGCCGATACAGACCGATCGCGCGCTGATGGAACCGAGTCGACCTTGTCCACCACGGCCCCATCCACTGTCTGGGACGAATTGGATGATCTCAAAGATCGGATCAAGAAGCTGGAAATGACTGGGAAGCTACCTCCATCGTCTTCAGCGGCGATGTACACCCCTACCAATGAGAGACCGCGGACGGCAAACACGGCCACTACCACCTTATCCTCCCCACCGAAACAACGCCGCAAAGTCAGCGACTCAACAGCAGAGACGGAACATAGCCCGGTGCATCCGATTCTGCAATCCGCACTGGCCAAGGCTAAAGTTGTCTTGAGCGGTGACGTGTACACCTCCCTTGAAGCGACTATTACCGATGCTCTAAACCTTTCCACCGCGTTGGGCGTCAATACCGCTCCGTCGGGCACCGCTTCTGTTGTGAATGGATACACCTCACCTGAACGACATGCTCGCCGCAAAGCGGACAGTGTGTGCCGCAGCCTGACCGAACTCTGCCTAGCCTTGACGGATGAGCAACTAAAGAATACCCGACTTTTGTCGAGCCGCGAGACAGGCGTGCAGCCCCAATTATCGAATGGCACCGGGGTTGCTCGCTTGTCGATACCACTGTATCAGCGAAATGCGAGCCTGGAGCCTGAAGGAGTTGAACGGCGCCATAGCACGACTCGTATCTCCAGTCGCCTTGATGCACGTCGAGTGTCCATGGCCAATTCCAGCCCTGGAAACACGACAGATGTGAAACAGAGTCCAACCCAATCTCCCGGCATGTCTATGCCAGCCAGTCGTCTCAATCGCATGCCGAGTTCCCTCCGCAGCCGCAGGCTGACAATTGGCGAGGAGAACGGAGGGACTGAAAGCCCACCTAGTCCCTCGGTCTCCAGAGCCAATACAGAGGTTGGTATCTCACTTCCGACGCAAGCCATACCCTCTCCTCGGCAACGATTCTCCCAAGGTCACACTTTGTCCCGCTCCATTTCCGGTATGCAGCAGGACCAGAGCGGCTTCGGATACCCCCCTCGCTCCCCACAATACCAACCCTCCCAAGTCCCTCAGCCGCAGGTGCAGTTTGCACAACCTCGGACACCGACTCTCTCATCCAGTCTCTCCTTCCGCCGAAGCTACTTGAACCCTGCTACGTACCCTCCTGCGACATCCCGCTCCAACATCCAGGCTGGGTCTCGCCGGTACGGCCTCACGCCCAGCTTCTCTTCCAACAATTTACATGGATCTCCTGTCGAAGAAGGTCTGCGTTCGTCTCAACTGGAACCTTCCCAAACCCGGATCTCGACTCCATCGAGCAAGATGGCAACCAGCTACACACCAATCCAACCTCCACGACTGCGAACGAACAGCTTGGGAGCACGGAGATTTGGTCTGCGAAACCGTGCCCCGGCCACCCCCAACAAT CCGTCGATATCATGTCCGGCTACGTCACCTTCAACTTCTTCACGCAGCGACCCCGCATCTGATCCTGTTTCTTTCGGACATCCGCTTCGATATCGGCGTTCTCGTTCCATCTTTCGAAAAAACTTTGCTTGTTATAG TTCCACACAGCATTACTCTATGCACCCTAACGAATCTCCTCTGTGCATTTGA
- a CDS encoding alcohol dehydrogenase zinc-type, which yields MGLSYNVYLTANKIFGCKGCKTHLADFNDIMSRNFRGQHGKAYLFNKVVNVTQGEPVERSMTTGRHVVRDIACRQCKETVGWKYDKAFENSEKYKEGKFILEEELFCVQRPTPTSPTKPSKMTSTPSDSAMMQAVVFHGPYKVAIEQRPIPKVQNPEDIVVKVGYTALCGSELHMFRGVEPAGTGFIMGHEFVGEVVEMGSAVRTLQRGDRVVTAFTTSCGECFYCKQGWSSRCEKNSLFGCDSLDGGQAEYARIPNADGSVMKAPQGVDEKYLVLMGDIFPTGWFAANNAFKNSTPEQIAEQTVVLIGCGPVGLCALINALEYKPKHILAVDSVPSRLELAKSLGAEPWNFQLDRAGLDKRVQELTNGRGADAVIEVVGLSPALRTGFELLRPWGTLSSVGVHNGEIPWDGNDAYSKNLTVQMGRCPVRSVAPRALEVLKRNQHKLGFMTEKIMPLSQAVEGYDLFHKMQVQKVIFQASQCFSYFIFLPTPSLNPRFCRFPLPSISPLPISLFFSTVRISRPYGLKRNLLFRHSLDPYKPLNRFSNFHRLRTKMDSTEIQQTTVVDEPMTDNFNDNLADQGDLEAPLKTEEDYAVAELTLRAIVSSKEAGVIIGKAGKNVADLRDETGVKAGVSKVVPGVHDRVLTVTGQLRSLARAYAIVAKGLLEGAPQMGMGGIVSNNGTHPIRLLISHNQMGTIIGRQGLKIKHIQDASGVRMVAQKEMLPQSTERIVEVQGTPEGIEKAIWEIGKCLLDDWQRGTGTVLYNPAVRASLSGSQPLNSNPPAGNGYQNNANSRQYNRTGNGADFSDGSYNRRSNSDAGNRGYPQVTEDGEEIQTQNISIPADMVGCIIGRGGTKITEIRRSSGARISIAKAPHDETGERMFTIMGSAQANEKALYLLYENLEAEKTRRSQLPQE from the exons ATGGGCCTATCATACAACGTTTACCTGACTGCCAACAAGATCTTTGGTTGCAAGGGATGTAAGACTCATCTGGCAGACTTTAATGATATCATGAGTCGG AACTTCCGAGGCCAGCACGGGAAAGCATACCTCTTCAATAAAGTCGTCAACGTCACGCAAGGCGAACCTGTAGAGCGCAGCATGACGACAGGTCGACATGTCGTGCGCGACATCGCCTGCAGACAATGCAAGGAAACGGTAGGATGGAAGTACGACAAGGCATTTGAGAACAGTGAGAAATACAAGGAGGGCAAATTCATCCTCGAGGAGGAACTATTCTGTGTC CAAAGACCAACTCCGACTTCCCCCACCAAACCCTCGAA GATGACTTCTACTCCCTCGGATTCTGCTATGATGCAGGCAGTCGTGTTTCATGGCCCCTACAAGGTTGCTATTGAGCAGAGGCCTATTCCCAAAGTGCAGAACCCGGAGGATATTGTAGTCAAGGTGGGATATACTGCGCTATGTGGAAG tGAGTTGCACATGTTCCGTGGTGTGGAGCCTGCAGGAACAGGATTCATCATGGGCCATGAGTTTGTGGGTGAGGTCGTTGAGATGGGCAGTGCCGTCCGGACTCTCCAAAGGGGTGACCGAGTCGTCACTGCATTTACTACTTCTTG CGGCGAATGCTTCTACTGCAAGCAAGGGTGGTCTTCTCGGTGTGAAAAGAACAGTCTTTTTGGATGTGACAGCTTAGATGGTGGACAGGCTGAATAT GCCCGAATCCCGAATGCTGACGGTTCCGTCATGAAGGCCCCCCAGGGCGTTGACGAGAAGTATCTGGTGCTCATGGGAGACATCTTCCCCACAGGCTGGTTTGCAGCCAACAATGCATTCAAGAATTCGACCCCCGAACAGATTGCTGAACAAACAGTCGTTCTGATTGGATGTGGACCTGTCGGTCTCTGTGCGCTCATCAATGCTCTGGAGTACAAGCCCAAGCATATCTTGGCGGTTGACTCGGTCCCGTCGAGACTGGAGCTTGCCAAGTCGCTCGGTGCTGAGCCGTGGAATTTCCAGTTGGACCGGGCTGGTCTAGACAAGCGTGTTCAGGAGCTGACAAATGGACGTGGTGCCGATGCTGTCATCGAAGTTGTCGGGTTGAGTCCTGCCTTGCGTACTGGCTTCGAACTTCTGCGGCCTTGGGGAACTCTTAGCAGTGTTGGTGTCCACAATGGAGAG ATTCCTTGGGACGGCAATGATGCCTATTCCAAAAACCTCACTGTCCAGATGGGGCGATGCCCTGTTCGGTCCGTTGCTCCTCGGGCTTTGGAGGTGCTCAAGAGAAACCAACATAAGCTTGG CTTCATGACGGAGAAGATCATGCCGCTTTCGCAGGCCGTGGAGGGCTATGACCTATTTCATAAGATGCAGGTCCAAAAGGTGATATTCCAGGCTTCTCA GTGCTTTTCCTATTTTATCTTTCTTCCTACCCCCTCTCTTAATCCGAGATTCTGCCGTTTTCCCCTCCCATCCATTTCTCCACTTCCTATCTCCCTCTTCT TCTCTACCGTCCGCATCTCGCGACCGTACGGCCTTAAAAGAAACCTTCTCTTCCGCCACTCACTTGACCCTTACAAACCGCTGAACCGTTTCTCCAACTTCCATCGATTACGGACAAAAATGGATTCTACCGAGATTCAGCAAACCACCGTTGTGGACGAGCCCATGACCGACAACTTCAACGACAACCTCGCCGACCAGGGTGACCTTGAGGCCCCCCTCAAAACTGAGGAGGATTATGCTGTCGCTGAGTTGACTCTGCGTGCTATTGTTTCCTCTAAGGAAGCCGGTGTGATCATCGGCAAGGCTGGCAAGAACGTTGCCGATCTCCGCGATGAGACCGGTGTCAAGGCCGGTGTGAGCAAGGTAGTTCCCGGTGTCCATGACCGTGTCCTGACTGTCACCGGTCAATTGCGCTCTCTTGCTCGCGCCTATGCGATCGTGGCAAAGGGTCTTTTGGAGGGTGCCCCGCAGATGGGCATGGGCGGCATTGTCTCTAACAATGGGACCCACC CCATTCGCCTTCTGATCTCCCACAACCAGATGGGTACCATCATTGGACGACAGGGTCTGAAGATCAAGCACATTCAGGATGCATCGGGTGTTCGGATGGTTGCGCAGAAGGAAATGCTCCCCCAATCCACAGAGCGCATTGTCGAGGTCCAGGGTACCCCTGAGGGCATCGAGAAGGCCATCTGGGAAATCGGCAAGTGTCTGCTTGACGACTGGCAACGTGGCACCGGTACTGTTCTTTACAACCCCGCCGTGCGCGCTTCTCTCAGCGGCTCGCAGCCGCTCAACAGCAACCCCCCGGCTGGAAATGGTTACCAGAACAACGCCAACAGCCGCCAGTACAACCGCACCGGCAACGGCGCCGACTTCAGCGACGGCAGCTATAACCGCCGGTCCAACTCCGACGCTGGAAACCGCGGCTACCCCCAGGTTACAGAAGATGGCGAAGAGATCCAGACCCAGAACATCAGCATCCCTGCGGACATGGTTGGATGCATCATTGGCCGTGGTGGAACCAAGATCACAGAGATTCGCCGAAGTTCTGGCGCTCGGATTTCGATCGCCAAGGCTCCTCATGATGAGACCGGCGAGCGCATGTTCACCATCATGGGAAGTGCTCAGGCTAACGAAAAGGCCCTGTACCTTCTCTATGAGAACCTGGAAGCCGAGAAGACTCGCCGCAGCCAGCTTCCCCAGGAGTAA